A window of the Lagenorhynchus albirostris chromosome 1, mLagAlb1.1, whole genome shotgun sequence genome harbors these coding sequences:
- the LYSET gene encoding lysosomal enzyme trafficking factor isoform X1 has protein sequence MVAFSEMPKPPDYSELSDSLTLAVGTGRFSGPLHRAWRMMNFRQRMGWIGVGLYLLASAAAFYYVFEINETYNRLALEHIQQHPEEPLEGTTWTHSLKARLLSLPFWFWTVIFLIPYLQMFLFLYSCTRADPKTMGYCIIPICLAVICNRHQAFVKASNQISRLQLIDT, from the exons ATGGTGGCTTTCTCTGAAATGCCAAAGCCACCCGATTATTCAGAGCTGAGTGACTCTTTAACGCTTGCCGTGGGAACAGGAAGATTTTCGGGACCACT GCACAGAGCATGGAGAATGATGAACTTCCGTCAGCGTATGGGATGGATTGGAGTGGGATTGTATCTGTTAGCAAGTGCAGCAGCATTTTACTATGTTTTTGAAATCAACGAGACTTACAATAGGCTGGCCTTGGAACACATTCAGCAGCACCCAGAGGAGCCCCTTGAAGGAACCACATGGACACACTCCTTGAAAGCTCGGTTACTCTCCCTACCTTTCTGGTTTTGGACAGTTATTTTTCTGATACCTTACTTGCAGatgtttttgttcctttattcTTGTACAAGAGCTGACCCCAAAACGATGGGCTACTGTATTATTCCCATATGCTTGGCAGTTATATGCAATCGCCACCAGGCATTTGTCAAGGCTTCTAATCAGATCAGCAGACTACAACTGATTGATACATAA
- the GON7 gene encoding EKC/KEOPS complex subunit GON7: protein MELLAEYVGQDGQRQQLRVPCEAPGVADPFQGLLSGVAKMRELVTNLLGSPVQREAQDRVTADPEKALDGDDEDDAEDENNVDNRTNSDGPSAKRPKTPT, encoded by the exons ATGGAGTTGTTGGCCGAGTACGTCGGGCAGGACGGGCAGCGACAGCAGCTACGGGTGCCCTGTGAGGCGCCGGGCGTCGCCGACCCTTTCCAGGGCTTGTTGTCGGGCGTGGCTAAGATGAGGGAGCTGGTGACCAACCTCCTTGGCTCCCCAGTACAGCGGGAAGCACAGGACCGGGTGACGGCGGATCCAGAGAAGGCGTTGGACG gtgatgatgaagatgatgcaGAAGATGAAAATAACGTTGATAACAGAACTAACTCAGATGGACCCTCTGCAAAACGGCCAAAAACACCAACTTAA
- the LYSET gene encoding lysosomal enzyme trafficking factor isoform X2 gives MMNFRQRMGWIGVGLYLLASAAAFYYVFEINETYNRLALEHIQQHPEEPLEGTTWTHSLKARLLSLPFWFWTVIFLIPYLQMFLFLYSCTRADPKTMGYCIIPICLAVICNRHQAFVKASNQISRLQLIDT, from the coding sequence ATGATGAACTTCCGTCAGCGTATGGGATGGATTGGAGTGGGATTGTATCTGTTAGCAAGTGCAGCAGCATTTTACTATGTTTTTGAAATCAACGAGACTTACAATAGGCTGGCCTTGGAACACATTCAGCAGCACCCAGAGGAGCCCCTTGAAGGAACCACATGGACACACTCCTTGAAAGCTCGGTTACTCTCCCTACCTTTCTGGTTTTGGACAGTTATTTTTCTGATACCTTACTTGCAGatgtttttgttcctttattcTTGTACAAGAGCTGACCCCAAAACGATGGGCTACTGTATTATTCCCATATGCTTGGCAGTTATATGCAATCGCCACCAGGCATTTGTCAAGGCTTCTAATCAGATCAGCAGACTACAACTGATTGATACATAA